Within the Esox lucius isolate fEsoLuc1 unplaced genomic scaffold, fEsoLuc1.pri scaffold_64_arrow_ctg1, whole genome shotgun sequence genome, the region AGCGGGTGCGAGCTTCGTCATTGCACTTCCTGAGTATGGCcaataaagaaaactatgagtcACGCAAACCGTGTGGATGTTAAATAGCAAATTCAATCATACCATTATCAGAGGCAGTGTGGTGTAGCCTCTCGTTATCACACTTAGCACATAGATGTAGTACAAGCTGGAAATAAATGCGAGACCGGCTAATATTATAATCAGTGCCATGTCCCATAGGAACAGCCCATCATCAGCGATTTGTGTGATCGGGTCCCAGGTTGTGGCGGTATTAGGCACCGTGGAAATGATTCCAGTCATGACCGGTCCTCTGCTTCTCAATCCACCTCAGTCTTTCGTGTCTTGTAGGCTTCAAAACCTGACATGTCAGAGAGCACAAGTTATGTAAAGCTTGTTTAGGTCCATGTGACCGAGATTAACATCATGTACGCTGTAAGAGCCACTACAATGGTATACGTACTTACTTCTCAGCGTACAAAGGCAGAGGTAATTTATTTTGCTTGTGGGATAGTTCCTAAGAGACAAAAGTGTATTGTAGTTCACTGATGAAAACCCTTCTAGATTACCCACAGCTGAACCGTAGCAAAAGTTTCACACAGAGATAGAATTATTCAGAGAAGTGGACCTGCTCTTGGTCCAGCCACATTGCGAAAGTCCAACCTGTGACAAAGTAATATTTAGCAGAGATATCCGCGGTCGGCCGTTCCAACAGTTCAGAGGAGTGGACCTGCTCTTGGTCCAGCCACATTGCGAAAGTCCAACCTGTGACAAAGTAATATTTAGCAGAGATATCCGCGGTCGGCCGTTCCAACAGTTCAGAGGAGTGGACCTGCTCTTGCCCCAGCAGCACTGGGAACGGCCGACCGGGAACAAACTGAGAAGTCAGCAGAGATATCCGCGGTCGGGCGTTTGGAGTCTCCACTGCGTGTATAGAAGCCTCGCTGATCCGGGCTAAATGGCATCCTCTGGGTTTCTACTCTGAGCAACAAGGGCTGAAACTCCTTCTCTGTGCGGAGCCTTAGCCTAATGGATACCATAACAATAGCTGTGAGATGGTGCTGTGTCCCACAGGCACACATCAACTTTGTGACCGATGGAATCACAAAGTGGTATATGAGCAGATGGATATACAAACATTCTAAAACCAAAAATCAGACAATCATTTGTGTCCAAGTAGAATTTAAAAGAGTCTCTGCGTATATTCAACAGCTCCTAAGTGTGATGAAAGCTCTATGGGTGGAACCGGGACGTGGCTCAATGGACTGGGAAGCATTGGATACACTGCTGGATGACACACCTCTAGTGCCTGTCAGCACCAACAAATACAGTGTCACGCACACCACCATGAGACCAGGGGACAGCTTTTATTACCATGTGTGTAACACGGTGGAATTAGTAAAAGGGCGCGCGTGGATACTCAGGAGGGAACTGATGACCATACTTAAGCTGCACAGCAAACATGTAAGTTTGTATGAGATGTAAGTTTGTAAGACATGCTGTATATACCAAGCGTGTTTATATTACTTCTGTATTTTCTACCCTGCAGGAACCTCACAGTGTTACGCTGTTAGTGCCCGGGACCGCAACAAGGATGATACATGTGCGATGCACCGAGCCCCAGCGAATATACGAGCTGTTCAAGAAGTATGGCCTGACATGCTCCAATGTCTGGGATTCCAGAACCTCCCTGTCTGCCACGGCTCCTTGTACAGCACTGTGTGACCTCAACATGACCACAGTTAATGTGAACAGGATCGCGGAGAATGATGCCTTGGGCCAGGAACCTGAGGTGTCCAATTTCTACCACAACATGAAATGCATCCGAATACAAGCAAAGCGAGACGCGCTGAAACACAGACCCTACAACTGCCATCAGCCAGTGTTGACGGAACCTGCTCGAATGAGACTCAGCCCGACTGCATATCAGTTGCCCTGTACTACTACGATCGAATGGCCAAACTGGGAGATGTCATCAAGTCCGAAGGTCGGTTCGTACCGTCTGTCCAGTATTCAAATCCAGAGGAGTGGTCTGGGGATAGATATGTGTTGGAACTGGAACCAGACAACAACGTGATCATTACGGGTAAGAACACAACAATCTATATCCATTTGGTGTAACAGTAACTCTTATTGCCAGAGATGTACACTAAAAGTCCACAAATGAATTCTCATGTTTCTTATCCTAAAGGCGCGGTGCTCCCGGACGGCTCGAATGCTGAGACAACGCATGTGGAACCTTACACATGCCCCTACTGTCTCGAAGACGCAAATGCGTACCTTGAATGCGGACACCTGTGTTGTGTGTCCTGTACAAGAAGAGCTAAGAAGAAGAATTCTCTGGCCTGTGGTGTTTGCAAGAAAGAAACCACCTCTTACAGACCCCTTGAAATACCACAGAACTTCGAGTCTACGTGCTTCGCATGCTGCAAAGGGAAAGAGTGGGTCACAGAATGTGGCCatttaaacttatttttccGGCCAAACATGTTATAGTCCAATGCCAGCTCGTTTGACagaatgtatttcattattcGCCTAGTTGCATCATCTACATTTGTGCCCCCTATATCTGCCACCATGGCAACCTAGGGATGAGAGTAAAAAGGAGGGAAAAAAAGGCTTACATGAACTGCCAAGACAATAAGCTTCAAAGATTTAAAAATTCAGCCATAAAGTAAACTAAACATTTGAAGTTGTAGCCTTTGTGTAATTTACTGtaatgtaatacatatttttattttgtaggctaatgcaaatcaatttggaaaaccaaaaaaataaccAGCAGAGATTAGACTGCGGTCCCCCAGTTGCTCCTCAAGCGCCTCAACATCTGCTTGAGTTTGCAGCGGGAAGACCACACCATCAGGAACCTCCATCACTGATGTATCTTTCTTCTTAAGTATCTGTCAGggaaatttattttattgatgtaTTTCCAAAGATAATGAAAGTAGAAAGACAACCAATCACAAGCCAGATATTTAAATGAGTGTCAAAGAAATGAGGGTTAAAAAGCGTcgttttaaaaataattgtactgGGCAATTGCAATTGTCCCGGTCCTCTGGTCCCTATGTGAtaaaatgtaaccctaaccctaataagTATGTGAGAGGGATGGAGTGGAGGAAAAACCCTAACGAAAAGTAATAATAGAAATTGTGTCTCCGAagttgtggtggagggggtgggagTGGGGGGCTGaaaaattagggttagggttagggttagggttagggttagggttagggttagggttagggttagggttagggttagggttagggttagggttagggttagggttagggttagggttagggttagggttagggttagggttagggttagggttagggttagggttagggttagggttagggttagggttagggttagggttagggttagggttagggttagggttagggttagggttagggttagggttagggttagggttagggttagggttagggttagggttagggttagggttagggttagggttagggttagggttagggttagggttagggttagggttagggttagggttagggttagggttagggttagggttagggttagggttagggttagggttagggttagggttagggttagggttagggttagggttagggttagggttagggttagggttagggttagggttagggttagggttagggttagggttagggttagggttagggttagggttagggttagggttagggttagggttagggttagggttagggttagggttagggttagggttagggttagggttagggttagggttagggttagggttagggttagggttagggttagggttagggttagggttagggttagggttagggttagggttagggttagggttagggttagggttagggttagggttagggttagggttagggttagggttagggttagggttagggttagggttagggttagggttagggttagggttagggttagggttagggttagggttagg harbors:
- the LOC117594230 gene encoding uncharacterized protein LOC117594230, whose amino-acid sequence is MDTITIAVRWCCVPQAHINFVTDGITKWYMSRWIYKHSKTKNQTIICVQVEFKRVSAYIQQLLSVMKALWVEPGRGSMDWEALDTLLDDTPLVPVSTNKYSVTHTTMRPGDSFYYHVCNTVELVKGRAWILRRELMTILKLHSKHEPHSVTLLVPGTATRMIHVRCTEPQRIYELFKKYGLTCSNVWDSRTSLSATAPCTALCDLNMTTVNVNRIAENDALGQEPEVSNFYHNMKCIRIQAKRDALKHRPYNCHQPVLTEPARMRLSPTAYQLPCTTTIEWPNWEMSSSPKVGSYRLSSIQIQRSGLGIDMCWNWNQTTT